Part of the Dysgonomonadaceae bacterium PH5-43 genome is shown below.
GCCGAACTCGTCCAAAAAGAATTAAAGAGCTGTGTTAAGTGGCAAGATAGAGGGGTTAAACAGGCTGCATATTTAGTTTTATGGCAAGCAACAATGCCTCGAGTATTGGTAGAGTTAGATTTTATTTCAAATTTGGAAGCTGAAAATATTTTAATATCGACAAAAGGACAAAAACGATATGCAAAAGCAATAGCAGATGCATTTACGGAGTATAAAAAAGATTTCGACAGGAAAAATACGACTATCAAACAGATAGCAACCTCTGATGTTGTAGATAATACTGTGGAAGAAATAAATAAAGAAACAAATCAACTTAAAATATATAAGGTGCAAATATTATCATCGTCAACGGAATTGCCTTCAAATGCAAAACAACTGAAGGGTTATAAAGCCGAATGCTATAAAGAAAATGGTATGTATAAGTATACTTGCGGAGAGTCTACTGATTTTAATGAAATATCGAACCTAAAAAAAACTTTAAGTAAAGATTTCAAAGATGCTTTTATAGTATGTTTCCAAAATGGAGAAAGAATAACATTCAAATTAAATTAATAATAATATAATGAAGAAAATTTTCACAAAAGAAGTCGTAATTGGATTAGTAACAATAGTTAGTCTATTTATTTTATATTCAGGTATAAATTACTTGAAAGGAATAAATATCTTAAAACCATCGAATCATTATTATGTAAAGATGTCGAATGTTGCCGAACTTCAAGTTTCAAGTCCGATTTATGTTGACGGTTTTAAAGTAGGACTCGTAAATGCCATAGATTATAACTATAATAGTGTGTCGCCAGAAAATATAGTGGTGCAGATAAGTTTGGATAAACAAATGAAAATTCAAGATGGAAGTTACGTTGAGTTGAAGGCAGGGTTAACCTCTGGAGCTTATTTAGACTTGGTGCTTAATAAATATGTGAGTGCATATCATCAAATAGGAGACACAATTATAGGTCGCGCGGAAATTGGTATGATGGATAAACTGTCTAAACAGATTTTGCCACAAGTTGAAAATATTTTACCTCGTTTAGATTCTATATTATTAGGTATTCAGACTCTTGTAAACCACCCGGCTCTTTCGCAGTCGCTGGATAATATAGAGGCAACAACATTAAATCTTCAAAAATCAACAACTCAACTTAATACATTGCTTTCTGGCGATGTACCAGTTATAGTGTCTAACTTAAATAAGATATCGTCAGATTTTACCGTGGTAAGTAATAATATGGCTAAGTTGGATTTCGAGAAAACACTAACAACAGTAAATCGAACAATAGAAAATATTGATCAAATGACGATGAAGATTAATAGTCCTAATGGCTCTTTGGGTTTGTTGTTGAACGACCGTTCTCTGTACGACAATTTAGATTCAACAGCTAAAAATGCAGCACTTTTATTTGAAGATATAAGAGTAACCCCTAAAAAGTATGTGCATTTCTCTTTGTTTTGATATTAGATTAATTTAGAAATCATCTAAACAATGCAAAAGTCTAAGTCTTATGCGAAACATTTCCTAAACTGTTGTTAATGCTAATTATTCGTGATTTGTTTTGTAATGTAATCGTTTCGGTATGTGTGGCGATTTGCTTATTAAGATGTTGATTATTAATGCTTTATTGTTTGGGGTTTTGTGTTTGTGGCTAAGTTGTTGTAAAAGAGAGCAATAGTGAATTTTGCAGAAAAGCAACAAAAAGAGCATTTTGTTTTATTGTTTTTTTTTTCAAATTTTGCACTACGAAATAGCCCACTATTTCAGGTTTATTACAAACGATTTTATTAAAGATTAAATAAAGAATAACTAACAAATGGAGACTAATTGTGTAGAATTATGGAGTAAGTGTTTAGACATTGTTAAGGATAATGTTAGCCCTAACGTGTATGAAACATGGTTTACTCCTATAGTTCCTCTGAAATATGAAGGAAGTGAGTTTACTATACAAGTCCCCAGTCAGTTTTTTTATGAATACATAGAAGAAAAATATGCCGACATTATAATCTTTGCATTAAAAAGAGTCAGTAAAGAAAATATTGTTCTGAATTACAGAATTATAATAGATAATTCAAATAAAAATAATGGCGGGCATACAACTCTTCCGAGCGAGCATCTAAATACAGCAAAAGACGTTCAAAAGGAGGTTAAAGACTTAAATAAAACGCCGAATGCTCTTTATGAGCCTTCTGTATTGGATTGGAATCCAAATCTGAACAGTCGCTTAAATTTTAATAACTTCTTTGAAGGTAAAAGCAATCAAGTTGCTAAATCAATAGCCGAAAAGATAGCATCTAATCCTGGTGAAAATTTTAATCCTTGCTTGATACATGGTCGTTCTGGTGTGGGAAAAACACACTTATGTCATGCGATAGGAAATAGAATTTTAGAATTAGATCCATTGAAGAGGGTGCTTTATATATCAGCACATTTATTTGAAGTTCAGTTTACTGATGCACGAAAAAAGAATACTCATAACGACTTTGTGCATTTCTACCAAAACGTAGATGTGCTAATTCTTGATGATATACACGAGTTGTGTGGTAAGGAGAAAACTCAACAAGCGTACTTCCATATCTTTAATCACCTGAAATTAATAGGCAAACAATTAATTCTTACTGCCGACAAACCACCTGTGGAAATACAAGGATTGGAAGAAAGACTTATTAGCCGTCTTAAAGGAGGGTTGATGATGGAGTTGCAAAAGCCAGATATTGAACTTAGGAAGAAAATACTTCAGAATAAAGTTAAACAAGACGGTTTGAATGTAGATGATACTATAATAGATTATATAGCTGAGAATGTTACCGACCATGTAAGAGATCTTGAAGGTATTATTACTTCTCTTTTTGCACACTCGTTAGTCTTGGGTTGTGATGTTGATTTAGAACTTACCAAACGAGTGGTAAGTAAGACTGTAAAAATAGAGAAACAACAAATTACTTTAGAAAAAATACAGGAAGTAGTCAGCTCCTATTTTAAGATAGAACTTAAAGATATTCACTCTAAATCGAGAAAAAGAGAAATTGTACAAGCCAGACAGGTTACAATGTTCTTGTCTAAGAAATACACAGATCATTCTTACGCCCATATAGGTGTTATGGTTGGAAAAAGAGATCACGCAACAGTACTTCACGCCTGTAGAACAGTTCAAGATGCCTTAGATGTTGATAAAGGATTTAGATTAAAGATAACAGATATTGAACAGATATTGAAAAATTAAAAATAGAAAACACTTAAAACTATTTAAGTATAAATTCAAAAAACTCTTAGTGCGTAAGCCTAAGAGTTTTTTTATTACCTTTGTATCCTCAAAATAAAAGAAATATGAATATTCAGCAACTAATACAAGAACATTTAGAGCATTTATATAATGTAAAAATAGAAGAATCGTTAATACAACTTCAGAAAACAAAGAAAGAGTTTAAAGGGCATCTTACTTTGGTTGTATTCCCATTATTGAAAACATCTAAAAAAGGACCAGAGCAAACAGCTACAGAAATAGGAGAGTTTCTGGTAAAGAACGAACCTACAATAGCAACCTTTAATGTTATTAAAGGTTTCCTGAATCTAACTATTGCTCCAATTTATTGGATTAATATTCTTAATAATATAAATGAAACCGAAAAATACGGCACTAAAAAAGCAGACGATAATGCTCCTTTAGTAATGATAGAATATTCGTCGCCAAACACAAATAAACCTCTTCACTTAGGGCATATAAGAAATAACCTTTTAGGATATAGTATCTCCGAAATACTAAAAGCAAACGGCAATAAGGTAGTCAAGACAAATATTGTGAATGACAGAGGTATACATATTTGTAAATCAATGTTGGCTTGGCAAAGATGGGGGGAAGGAGCTACTCCTGAAACGACAGGCAAAAAAGGCGACCATCTTATAGGAGATTACTATGTTAAGTTCGATCAAGAGTATAAAAAAGAACTTGCAGAGTTGGAATCTACAGGTGTGACTAAAAAAGAGGCAGAAGAAAAATCAGCTTTAATGGCAGATGCTCGCGAAATGCTTCGTAAATGGGAAGCTGGAGATGTAGAAACTGTTGCTCTTTGGGAGAAGATGAACTCTTGGGTTTATAAAGGATTCGACGAAACATATAAAAACTTAGGTGTTGATTTCGATAAGATATATTATGAATCTCAAACTTATCTTGAAGGAAAAGATAAAGTTCTTGAGGGATTAGGCAAAGGGATATTCTATAAAAAAGAAGATGGTTCGGTATGGGCAGATTTAACATCTGATGGATTAGATGAAAAACTTTTACTTCGTGCTGATGGTACATCTGTTTATATGACTCAAGATATAGGTACGGCTAAACTTCGTTTTGATGATTATCCAATCAATAAAATGGTGTATGTAGTTGGTAACGAACAAAACTATCACTTCCAAGTGTTGTCGTTGTTATTAGATAAGTTAGGCTTTGAGTTTGGTAAAGGCCTGGTTCACTTCTCTTACGGTATGGTAGAACTTCCTGAAGGAAAAATGAAGTCGCGTGAAGGAACAGTGGTTGATGCAGACGACCTTATGGAAGAAATGATTACTACAGCGAAAGAAACTTCTGATGAATTAGGTAAATTAGATGGATACTCTAAAGAAGAAGCTTATGAAGTATCTCGTATAGTTGGTCTTGGTGCATTAAAATATTTTATTCTTAAGGTAGATCCTCGTAAGAATATGGTATTTAACCCTAAAGAATCTATCGATTTTAATGGTAACACGGGTCCTTTCATTCAATACACTTACGCTCGTATTCAATCAGTATTAAGAAAAGCAGACAGTTTGATGTCGGCTTTGCCAGATACTGTAAATGCTGATACTCCAATAAGCGAGAAAGAAGAAAATCTTATACATATTCTATCCGAGTTTCCTTCTGTAGTGCAAGAAGCAGCCGATAACTTTAGTCCTGCTGTTATTGCAAACTATGTGTACGACTTAGTAAAAGAATACAATCAGTTTTATCACGATTTTTCTATTCTTAAAGAGGAAAACCCCGAGTTACAGAAATTCCGCTTAACGCTTTCTGAAAATGTAGGTAAAGTAATAGAAACTGGTTTCGGACTATTAGGAATACAAGTTCCTGAAAGAATGTAATATTATGAATAGCGTTTGCTCGAATGAAGAATTAAAATACCAGTTGGATTTATTGGTTGAAAAATTCAATACTCCTGATTTTGTAGCACACGACCCCGTACAGTTCCCTCGTAGATATTCACTAAAACAAGATATAGAAATATCCGCTATCCTCACTGCTACTATAGCGTGGGGAAAGCGGACTATGATTCTTCGTTCGGCAGAGAAGATGCACGATATAATGGGAAGTTCTCCTTACGATTATATTATGCAAGAAGGTTATAAAGCCTTGGGAAAGTCTAATGTGCATCGAACTTTCTTTGAAGATGATATGGCGTATCTTGCTCGTGGATTAAATAATCTGTATAATACATACGATAGTATAGAAGATTTATTCTCGGCATTGCCAAACGAATGCGATAGAATGTGGCAGGGTATTTCTTCTTTAAGAAATATAATAATCTCGGCGAACGAAAATTATCCACAAAAAAGCATAAGACACATATCTAATCCTGATGCAAATTCGGCTTGTAAGCGTATGCACTTAGCACTTAAATGGCTGGTAAGAAAAGACGGCATAGTAGATATAGGTGTTTGGAAAAATATATCACCCTCCGAATTGTATATTCCTTTAGATGTTCACGTTGGTAATACAGCTCGACAACTGAATATGCTAAAACGTAAACAGAATAACCGAAAATCGGTAGAGGAAATTACAGAGCAATTAAGAATGTTTAATCCTAACGACCCTGTAATTTATGACTTTGCCTTATTCGGATTAGGAGAAAGTAAGTCTTAGTTTCTTCCTTCTTTTCATTAAATAGCAGTAGTGTTCTAATTATCTAAGAAGATGGTAAAAAGTTTAATCATTTTTACAGTAATGAAGTGCTGTTGTTTTGTTGTTTTTTCTCCTAAAAATGCAAAGCTTCACTTAGGGTCGCCTCTCTAGTAAGAGACCCCTTGCCTCTCTTAGTAGATAGGCGAGGTCTCTCTACTAAGAACGACAAGGGGTATCTAGTAATATAGGCAGGGCGGTTTTGCTAACTTCCTTTTCTCTTTTTTTTTTTACTAAGGTTTAGAATCTCAAATTAAACATATCACAAGGTGCTGTCCGAGCCAGTATTCTTCCATTTATCTATCAAGCAAAATATCCCGACAAAAATACTATTTCGTCGGGATAAATGATTAGATTTTCTTACCTATATAAAATACATAGCCGTAAAACTCTTTATACTTATTGTACAAAACCTCTTCGCGGCGTTGATTGTATATCAGGCTCTCGACCGTTTTATTATTAGGATATTTCTTTAGAAAATCTTCCTGAGCTTTGTGGCAAGGAGCAAAAAAATGTTCCGTCCAACAATTCTCTGGTATAACAAACGTGGCGACAGGAATGTAGCCTGCTTTCTGCATCTGTGCAACCTTGTTGGGAATTGTGTCTATCTCTGGATAGTTTGCCTCCCAAAACTCATTAATCTCGTCGGGACGCTCATCAGTAAACCAAGTAGCTTCCGATGCTGCAATGTAAGCCCCTGTTTTAAGGTATTGTCGCCATTCGTTCAAGCCACGTTCAAAGCCGATATTGTAAATAGCACCTTCCGACCAAAGTAGGTCGAGCGATTCTTTTTCAAAAGGAAGAGGATCAGTCATTGAGCCAACAATACCTTTCATTCTGTTTTGTAACCCCATTAATTCTGCATTCTGATTAAATATTTTTATAAAATCGGGAAACAAATCAAGAGCCGTAACCTTGCCAGGTACATATTGTGCAAGCGTAATAGTTTGTCCGCCTGTGCCACAGCCGATGTCGGCAATTCGAGAATGTTCGGTCAGGTTGTCAATAAAATCCAACGCTGTACGTGTTGTTTCAGGACTTCCTGGTCCTTGACGTTTTACTTGTGCGAAATATTCGCAAATTAAATTAAAGTCGAAATCGTATATTGTTTTATTTTCGTTACTCATTATTATTTAATGTTTTTGTAATGATAATTTGATAGGAATAATATATGCCTACCGTCATTGTTATATATATGTGTGAAAACACCTCAGACAAGAATATGTCTGAGTGTAAAACTAAGGGACAATCTTTGCGGAAAGCGCGGATTGTTTACTAAACCAAATCCTTCTTTGTATTTGTCATAGACTGCAAAGGTACAATAATTTTCTATATCTGCATTAAATACACTATTTTTGTAGTTCAATTTTATAAAAACAAATTATGGCAAGACCAACTAATAAAGAAGATTTGATAGTTGCAGCAAACAGTCAATTCGACAAGTTGTGGAAGTTAATAGATTCTATGTCGGTAGAAAAACAGCAGTCGGTATTTGCTTTCGAAGACAGAGATAAAAACTTACGAGATGTATTGATACATCTATATGAGTGGCATCAGTTGTTGTTGAATTGGCTTCGTTCTAATCACGCAGGAAAAGCTGTGAACTTTCTTCCAGAGCCTTATAATTGGAAAACTTATCCTCAAATGAATGTGGAGTTTTGGGAAAAGCACCAATCAACTTCTATGGAAAAAGCGATTGTTCTTTTGAAAGAAAGTCATTCAGATGTAATGAAACTTATTGAGCCGTTTACCGATGATGAATTGTTCGTTAAGAAATACTTTCCGTGGACGGGTACGACTAACTTAGGAAGTTATTGTATCTCAGCAACATCGAGTCATTACGACTGGGCAATGAAGAAACTGAAAAAGCATATAAAAAGCTAAAAGTTAAGGATTGTGATTAATTCCAGCTTTACGAGCTTGTGAATGTTGTAGTTGGCGTTTGATATTGTATAGCTTTTCATCTTTGATAAACCGAGCTCCAGTCTGTTTGAACCAGAATGCAACCTTCTGTTCTACGCATAAGTTATATAATTCCATCACCCAGTCGAAGTTGCAGGGGCGAGCATCGTAACCAGATTCTCCGCCAACAACTACTTGTTCTACCCACGAGCCGATATTGTATGGTGTAAGGTCTATGCGTTCTAAGAGGGGTTCGCATATAATTATTTTATGCTTTATAGGAGCCTCTTTGTATATTGGTATGCGATAATTCGCACGATCTTGGTTTTCAACAGTGCAGCAGATAGTTACGTTTTCGTAGCCATCTCCCCAGTCGTCGGGTAATGATTGCATAAAGCGGTCTATGCGTTTAGTAATCATCATAAAACGTAAGTCGCAACGAAGGCGTATCATCTTCCAGGCTTCCACTCTCCACTCGTCGGTTTCTTCCAGAAAGAAATCGGAAGTGAAGCAGGTATAGACTAAAGAGCCAGAAGGGATTTTATATTCTCCATTGCGTTTCTTCTGTATAGGAAGGTCGAAGTTTTTGGTTTTAGAAACAATGCTACTGTCAATTCCTCGCTTTGCATCGCCACGATATACGTAGCAATGTTTACAACCTGCACTTAGCTTATGACAGCCGTGCCACAAGTTCCACATCTTAGACTTTGACTCAATCGCATTTTTAACCATTAGACAAAGATACAACACCTATTCGAGATGTGAATATCCCCAATAGGTGTTTTTTTATTATTAGCGATGGCTATTATTAGTAACTTTGTTATATTTGTATGCAAATATAGAGCGATTGTTTTACCTTATCGGCGATTGGGCGCTGGAAAGTATGGACGCAATAATGCAGAGCAGAGAGAATTACAAAAAATAACTATACAATATCAATCACAATACCGAATGACCATTCAGCAAGTTACGCAAAACAAAAAACAGTATCTGGATTTATTACTCTTGGGAGACGAACAAGAAAGTATGATAGACCGCTATCTGGATTCGGGAGATATGTTTGCCCTATATGATGAAGAGTTGAAAGCCGTTTGTGTTGTCGCACATATAGATAAAGGCGTTTGCGAGCTGAAAAACATAGCTGTTTATCAACATTCTCATAGGCAGGGATATGGCAAAGCGCTCATTTCGTATATCTCGACGTTCTATAAGGATAAATATAATACAATGCTTGTCGGAACGGGAGAAACTCCCTCAGTTCTCGCGTTCTACAAGCGGTGTGGGTTTGCGTTATCTCATCGCGTTAAGAATTTCTTTACGGATAATTACGATCATCTGATATTTGAAGAAGGAGTTCAGCTCGTTGATATGATTTACTTGACGAAGGAGTTGAGATAAAATAATCTTAAGAAAGATTATCTTGTCTTTCGCCGATTTAGATTTTACTTAGTATTAAAATCCGCCAGTAAGAAACCTATAACTCTCTTCGATTGCCTCAGGAGTATCGGCTTCTAAAGCATACAAAACTTCGCGACAGAACTCAATCGGAGATGTTCCGGGAGCGGTAACAATTTTACCATCTCTTGCCGCTTTCCCGTCTACGTATTTAATCTCTCCAGAGTACTTCTCTCCAGCAAATTGCTTCAAATAATCTAATCCGTTGCTCGTGTGCTTAATGTTATTTAGGTGTCCGTACATACCCAAAAACACCGAACCGTTGCATATTCCGGCAACCACCTTGTTGTCTTTAATGGCTTTCTCTACAATCGGAACAATGTGAGCAGCTTCGGGCGAGAACCAACGCATACCGCCAATCAATATCAGTCCGGCGTAATCGGTCGGCATATCATTTATGTCGTAGTCTGGCAAAAGTTTGAATCCTCCTAACGACATAATCGGCTCTTTGCTTACCGACATAGTTTTTACTGTGTAGTTGACGGGATTTCCGGGCTTAACTCCCTGATTCAGACAGGTGGCAATGTAAGTGCTTTCCCAGTCGGCAAACTCGTCTAAGAGTACGAAAATAACTTCTTTCTTGTTCATATTTTTATTTGTATAATGTATTTTTATAAATTATTCAATTGTTTCGACCAATTCGAAATTGTGTTTTTCTAATTCATTGCCGTTAATTACAACTGCAATCTGGTGTGTGCCGAGATGTAATTTTCGCGTTGTTACGGTTTTGAAAGAGTGTTTCCGGGTAATGTGTGTGGTAGAATTGCCAGTGTAATCTTTTTCACTAATCTTAAAAACCTTTTTCGATAAAGAACCATTAGCCTTTTGGTAATAAATAGCGTACTCAAGTCTTATTTTGATGTTCTCTTTATTCTTGTTTATTAACTTGAAACTAAACTCTAATGAATTTTCAATTTTAACATAAGGTGAGGATAACCGACAATCTACAATACTTATATTGTTTGTAGTTCCTAAGCCAAATAGTTTCATTATTTCTGGATTGCCTTGTTTTAAGAGTGTTCTACATCCGTGTTTAATAATCCAGTCTACGTTTTCTGATTCGCCTTTCCACTTTTTTGTTAGATTAATCACTACCTCTGGATTGTCTTTCGAAATGTCATTTAAGTTATTAGCTACGCTTAGGCGTACAGATCTTGCTGGGTCATTCTTTAGGTTTTCTAAAATAGGAATGATAGGTGTGGGATTTTTCTTCAAAGATGGTAAAGCCACTGCCCAAGGTAGGCGAGGACGACAACCTTCTGATGCTAAACGTCTAACTCCCCAGTGTTTATGTCTCGACCAGTTTAGCATCTGCTCCATCATTTTGTCGGGATATTTAACAATAAATGAATGTGTGACGAACTCACAACTTGTAAATTGAGTTATTCTTTCTATAGCCTTAACAGAGGTTTCGTAGTCGTCAAGACCATATTGTTCTACATAATTATCCAGAATAGAACCATATTCCAATGTTAATCCAAACTTAGAATCGTCGATTATTGAATAATCGGAGTGTGTTTTTTCTACATAATCTAAAAGGTCGAGTATTTTAGCAATCGCATCTTTATAGTTTGTGGGTAAGAAATTTTTAAGAACAGTGGCTATATGTGCAATCCGTTGTTTGTATTCTTTATCGTCCCACTCTTCGGTAAAAATCATAGACGCAAATTTATGTTCGTCAAAGTTGTTTAGAACACATTTTAAGTCTTTAGAAAATCTTTCGCAAAACTGTTTGTTGTAGAAAAGCTTAAAGGCTTCTGCCATATTTTTAATTTTAGAAATAAAATCGTCAATTCTCTCTTATTTGCTCGATAAACATTTCGGTGTGTATCTTAGAACCTAAGTAATTGAGGTGATTGTTGTCGTAAAACAAGTCGGGGCTGTTTAGGAACAATGTGTTTTGACTGTTGTTGATTAGTCGGAGGTTGTATTCGGTACAAACTTCCTTTATTATTTTTAGGGATATTAAATCGTCTTCGTTGTCGTACAGTCGACTGTAGATAGGAGTTAATACTATTATTAAGTCCACTTCGGCATTTTTGCACATATCGGCGATAGCTAATAGGTTGTTAAATGTGGTGCGATTGGCTTTGTAGCGACGTAGGTTTTCTCTGTAATCGTCTAACTGAGGAGCTATTGAGGGTATGCTGTGAGGAACGTATCCTTTGTCGCCCATATTGTCGACCGAGCTTAACTTCGATAGGAGTATTCGCCACGATATTGTGTTGTAGCGGTAAAGGTTAGATGCTAAGAACGTTGTTTTATATCCGTTGTTTTCTTCTACTATTTCGTCTATCGACTTGTTTCCTTTGTTATAATATATGTTTAGGAGGTTTATTCGTCCATTATGGTTATAGTATAGTTCGTCGGGACGGATAGAAAGTACTAAATGTTTCGGTTTGTGTCTTGATAAAACGTTTTCGGTTATGCATCTAAAGAAAGGCATAAACTGTGCGTTGCAGCCTCCATTAAAGCAAGTTATGTTGAGGCTGTCTTCGATTATCTGCGGAATGAAGGCGTTGATGGCTGTAGACGAACCTACGATTATCATATCTTCGTTTGCCGATT
Proteins encoded:
- a CDS encoding hypothetical protein (product_source=Hypo-rule applied; cath_funfam=1.10.238.10; superfamily=52266; transmembrane_helix_parts=Inside_1_11,TMhelix_12_34,Outside_35_311), with protein sequence MKKKRKTYKLVLVLLSIIAIVITIDTGLGWFMNIYSSKNSLPGDYSKIDYLMKSANEDMIIVGSSTAINAFIPQIIEDSLNITCFNGGCNAQFMPFFRCITENVLSRHKPKHLVLSIRPDELYYNHNGRINLLNIYYNKGNKSIDEIVEENNGYKTTFLASNLYRYNTISWRILLSKLSSVDNMGDKGYVPHSIPSIAPQLDDYRENLRRYKANRTTFNNLLAIADMCKNAEVDLIIVLTPIYSRLYDNEDDLISLKIIKEVCTEYNLRLINNSQNTLFLNSPDLFYDNNHLNYLGSKIHTEMFIEQIREN
- a CDS encoding 3-methyladenine DNA glycosylase AlkC (product_source=COG4335; cath_funfam=1.25.40.290; cog=COG4335; superfamily=48371), with protein sequence MAEAFKLFYNKQFCERFSKDLKCVLNNFDEHKFASMIFTEEWDDKEYKQRIAHIATVLKNFLPTNYKDAIAKILDLLDYVEKTHSDYSIIDDSKFGLTLEYGSILDNYVEQYGLDDYETSVKAIERITQFTSCEFVTHSFIVKYPDKMMEQMLNWSRHKHWGVRRLASEGCRPRLPWAVALPSLKKNPTPIIPILENLKNDPARSVRLSVANNLNDISKDNPEVVINLTKKWKGESENVDWIIKHGCRTLLKQGNPEIMKLFGLGTTNNISIVDCRLSSPYVKIENSLEFSFKLINKNKENIKIRLEYAIYYQKANGSLSKKVFKISEKDYTGNSTTHITRKHSFKTVTTRKLHLGTHQIAVVINGNELEKHNFELVETIE
- a CDS encoding GNAT superfamily N-acetyltransferase (product_source=COG0454; cath_funfam=3.40.630.30; cog=COG0454; pfam=PF13673; superfamily=55729), producing the protein MAIISNFVIFVCKYRAIVLPYRRLGAGKYGRNNAEQRELQKITIQYQSQYRMTIQQVTQNKKQYLDLLLLGDEQESMIDRYLDSGDMFALYDEELKAVCVVAHIDKGVCELKNIAVYQHSHRQGYGKALISYISTFYKDKYNTMLVGTGETPSVLAFYKRCGFALSHRVKNFFTDNYDHLIFEEGVQLVDMIYLTKELR
- a CDS encoding putative intracellular protease/amidase (product_source=COG0693; cath_funfam=3.40.50.880; cog=COG0693; pfam=PF01965; superfamily=52317); the protein is MNKKEVIFVLLDEFADWESTYIATCLNQGVKPGNPVNYTVKTMSVSKEPIMSLGGFKLLPDYDINDMPTDYAGLILIGGMRWFSPEAAHIVPIVEKAIKDNKVVAGICNGSVFLGMYGHLNNIKHTSNGLDYLKQFAGEKYSGEIKYVDGKAARDGKIVTAPGTSPIEFCREVLYALEADTPEAIEESYRFLTGGF